Proteins encoded by one window of Lathyrus oleraceus cultivar Zhongwan6 chromosome 1, CAAS_Psat_ZW6_1.0, whole genome shotgun sequence:
- the LOC127118853 gene encoding protein DETOXIFICATION 9 — protein MENCSREMDKEVTTPLLVNDNEIESTFVQELKRVSFMAAPMVAVTVSQYLLQVVSLMMVGHLGILVSFSGVSIAMSFAEVTGFSVLLGMAGALETLCGQTYGAEEYGKLGNYTCCAILTLLVVCLPISLVWIFTDKILLMFSQDPDISHVAREYCIYLIPGLFGYALLQALIRYFQTQSMIFPMLFSSLTALVLHIPICWILVFKFGLGHIGAALAIGVSYWLNVILLWIYIKYSPSCQKTKIVFSTHALLNLPEFFKYAIPSGLMFCFEWWSFEILTLLAGLLPNPQLETSVLSVCLNTTTLHYFIPYAVGASASTRVSNELGAGNPKTAKGAVRVVVIIGIAEAIIVSTFFLCFRNILGYAYSNDEQVVNYIAKMVPLLCVSVSADSLIGALSGIARGGGFQEMGAYVNLGAYYIVGIPLGLLLGFHLKLNAKGLWMGTLSGSVLNVIILAIVTALTDWQKEARKARERMIDQSIKSSNSNCDM, from the exons ATGGAAAATTGCTCTAGAGAGATGGATAAGGAGGTCACAACACCACTGCTAGTGAATGATAATGAGATAGAGAGCACATTTGTTCAAGAACTCAAGAGGGTCAGTTTCATGGCAGCTCCAATGGTAGCTGTCACTGTGTCACAGTATCTTCTTCAAGTGGTTTCTCTTATGATGGTTGGACATCTTGGGATTCTTGTTTCATTCTCGGGTGTTTCCATTGCCATGTCTTTTGCTGAAGTCACTGGCTTCAGTGTCCTT TTAGGAATGGCTGGTGCATTGGAAACACTATGTGGCCAAACCTATGGTGCAGAAGAATATGGAAAACTAGGAAACTACACATGCTGTGCAATCTTAACACTACTTGTAGTTTGTTTACCTATATCACTTGTATGGATATTCACCGATAAAATCCTATTGATGTTTAGTCAAGACCCTGATATTTCTCATGTTGCTCGTGAGTATTGCATATACCTAATTCCAGGTCTATTCGGTTACGCGCTTCTTCAAGCATTGATTCGATATTTCCAGACTCAGAGTATGATCTTTCCCATGCTTTTTAGCTCACTTACAGCTCTAGTTTTGCACATTCCTATTTGTTGGATTCTTGTTTTTAAATTTGGATTGGGACACATTGGAGCTGCTTTGGCAATTGGAGTTTCTTATTGGTTGAATGTGATTTTGCTTTGGATTTATATTAAGTACTCTCCGTCGTGTCAAAAAACCAAGATTGTGTTCTCTACTCATGCTTTGCTTAATCTACCAGAGTTCTTCAAATATGCTATTCCTTCTGGACTCATGTTTTG CTTTGAATGGTGGTCCTTTGAGATTCTTACATTACTTGCTGGACTTTTACCTAATCCTCAACTTGAAACCTCAGTTCTTTCTGTCTG CCTGAACACGACGACATTGCATTACTTCATTCCATACGCCGTTGGAGCTTCTGCAAG tACTCGTGTTTCGAACGAATTAGGAGCAGGGAATCCAAAGACAGCTAAGGGAGCTGTTCGAGTTGTTGTTATTATTGGAATTGCAGAAGCAATTATTGTCAGCACCTTCTTCCTATGTTTTCGAAATATTTTAGGATATGCTTATAGCAATGATGAACAAGTTGTGAATTATATAGCGAAAATGGTTCCACTTCTCTGTGTTTCTGTTAGCGCCGATAGTTTAATCGGCGCACTTTCAG GGATTGCAAGAGGAGGTGGATTTCAGGAAATGGGAGCTTATGTGAACCTTGGAGCATACTATATAGTTGGAATTCCTTTGGGTTTGTTATTAGGTTTTCATCTAAAACTAAATGCTAAGGGTTTATGGATGGGAACTTTATCAGGATCTGTTCTAAATGTGATTATATTAGCTATTGTAACAGCCTTAACTGATTGGCAAAAAGAG GCAAGAAAAGCAAGGGAGAGGATGATTGATCAGTCAATAAAAAGTAGTAATAGTAACTGTGACATGTGA